TTCGTGCATCGGCAAGTGCTCAGCGCGCCGCGCCTTGGTGACGTGGTCAGCGTAGCGGCGCCACAGCTCGAAGGTAAGCTTTTGTATGTCACCACGAGCGATGGCATCGAGCATCCCGTGCGGGCGAGCGGCGAGATCCCATCGGCCACGCGCGCGCTGGGCGCCTTGCCTTTGGTGGCGGCGGGTGCGTGGGAAGACGATGACGGGGATCGCCGGTGGATGACCCCGACACCGGCGGAACTGCGTCACGATATCGATCATTTTCACGTGCCGACGCCAGGCATGGCGAACCGCAATTCGTGGGGCGAGTGGCACTACTTCAACGTGATCTCTCCCGACGCAAACCGGTGGGCATTCATCTCGTTCATCGTGGGCGGTGATGTCACCGGCGACGAGTGGGGAGGGCAGGTGCTCGTGACGTTGCACGAGCGCGGCCGTGCGCCACGCCGGTTCAGTCGCACGATCGCGAAGGAGCGCGTGCGCTTCTCCACTCGCGATGCGAATCTCACGATCGGCAACGACAGCGTGCGCGTGCTGCCTGACGGACGGTACGCGGTGCGGGCTGACGTGCTTGAAGAAGGCAGCGGCACGCCGCTCACGCTCGATCTGGTGTTGTCGCCCGCGCCGCGTGTCGACTTTCCGGGGGCCACGCTGGTGAGTGGTGACTTTACGTCGGGGTACGCTGTGCCGGCGCTACGCGCCGATGCCTCGGGCTCCCTGTGCGTGTCGCGCGTGTGCGAGCAGTTCGACGGCGCGCAGGCGTACCACGATCACAACTGGGGTGGGTGGCGCGGCGTCACGTGGGAGTGGGGCTCGGCCCGAGCCGGCGAGTACACGCTGCTGTACGGTCGCGTCACGCCCGAAGACTCAGCGGGCGGCACCGCACCGCTGTTTGTCTATGTCACCGACGCGCAGGGATTTCTCGCGCTCTTCCGACCGCGCGTGATTCGCTACGACGATGCGCGCGACGTGCGGACGGCGAAGGGCGTGCTCAGGGTGCCGGCCACCGCGGAACTGCTCGACGTGCGCGGGACCGACACGCTGCGACTGCTGCTGACCGTGGATGACGCGGTGGCGACGGATACACGGATCGGACTGGTGGAACGGGGCGACAGTGACGCGGCGCGCGCACTCCGCCGACCGTGGTTTGTGCAGATGGCCGGAGAGGCACGGCTCGAAGGCCGTGTCCGCGGTCGCGTACTCAGCGGCCGCGGACGTGGCTTCTTCGAAACGTATCGGTAGTGCGCGGCTGGGTCAGTTCACGCGCGAGGCGACGAGCTTGCGCGTTTCGTTCGACAGGCGCTTGTCCCGGAGCAGTACGCGCAACCGCGACGCATCGGCGCGTGCCTGCAGTCGCTGCTTGGCGTCGACGTTGAGCCACATGGCATCCAGCAACGCCTTGGCTTCCGTGTCGACGTCACCGGCCGTCGAGGCGTCGGCGGCCAGACGTTCGAGCACCATGGCGGCCTCTCGATTGTACGACTGTGCGTACAACACGTGGGCGAGTCCGAACGACGCTTCGGCCGGGAGCTTGCCTTCGTCGCGGTCGATCGCCGCGGCCGTCACGAATTCACGGCGGGCGATATCGAACTCTCCGTTGGCGAGCGCGAGACGCGCACGCGCAATATGTTCGGGGCTGGAGACAATCGGTTCGGCCACGACGGCCGCGCGCGTGGCGGCAGCGGACGACGGGGCACTGGGGAGCGTAATCGTGGAAGCCTGCAGGGCAGTCATGGCAACGAGCGCGAGCTGAAACATGGCGACTCCTCCTGGAGTGATGGTTCGAACAGCGGGTGTTACCATGTCCGATACGTCAAACGCCCTTCGCGGTGTCGGTTGCGGGACCGGAGGCCATGGCGTGGGCCCAACGGCACGTGGGGCATGCCTGTGAGTCGCGCTGGAGGGCGCCGGTGAGCGCGCGGCTGCGGCTGGGTACGCAAGGCTGGAATTATCCGGCGTGGGTCGGGCCCTTCTATCCGGAGGGCACCCGCGCGGTCGATTTTCTGCGCACGTTTACGCGCGCCTTCGACGCGGTAGAGATTGACTCCACCTTCTACGCCATCCCTCCGGCCAGCACTGTCCGCGGCTGGGCGTCGCGCACGCCCCCCGAGTTCACGTTCACGTGCAAGCTGCCGCAGGAAATCACGCACGAACGACGCTTTGTCGGTGCGGCCGACGTGCTGCAGGCGTTTACCGATCGCATGCGCGAGTTGGGACCGCGCCTCGGTCCCATCCTGATACAATGCGGCCCCGACTTCTCGCCAGCGGAAGTCGATGCCTTCGCCGCCTTTCTGCCGTTGCTGCCCTCCGACCTCCGTTTCGCCGTGGAATTCAGGCAGGCGGCCTGGATCCGCAAGCGAACGTTGGCGATGCTCGAACGCCACGGCGTCGCGCTCGCGCTGAGCGACGGCCGATGGATTCCCCGCGAGTGGCTGCTGAAGCTCTGCGAACAGCCGACGGCGGATTTCGCCTATCTGCGCTGGATGGGACCGGATCGGAGCATCGTCGACTACTCACGCCTTCAGGTGGACCGCGGTGCCGAGCTCGACGCGTGGAGTCGCATGATCCCTGCGCTGCAGTCGCAGGTGCGAGAGGTCTACGGGTTCGTGAACAACCACTTTGCCGGACACGGCCCCGCCTCAGTGCGGATGCTGCAGGAACGGCTCGGTCTTCCGACGGTGGACCCGCGTTCGATCGGGGATCAGCCGTCGCTGTTCTGACGCGATCCTCCTCGGGGGATATACTTCACGCATGACTGTGCCCACTGCATCAGCCGACGCCGCGCTCCGGCTCGTTCGAGGCGAATCCGCGCTCCCGCACGACCTGCTGGGTGCGCATCCGATCACCCGTGACGGTGTGGACGGGGTCGTGATTCGCGCCTTCCAACCCAACGCGGCATCCATCGCCGTGGTGCTCGGCGAGCAGCGCTGGCCGATGGAGCGCAACGAGCATGGATTGTTCGCGGTCTTCCTGAGCGATCGCACCACCCCCATGTCGTATCGCCTCGAGATCACCTTCGGCGATGGCCGTGTGGTGTTGCGCGACGACCCGTACCGCTTTCTCCCCACGCTCGGCGAGATGGACCTCCATCTCTTCAACGAGGGACGCCACCTGCGATTGTGGGAGAAGCTTGGTGCCCACGTCCGCGAGATCGACGGCGTGGCCGGCACATCGTTCGCGGTCTGGGCGCCGAATGCCACACGCGTCTCGGTGATCGGCGCGTTCAACGGATGGGATGGACGCGCACATCAGATGCGACTGCTCGGCGCCAGCGGCGTGTTCGAGCTGTTCGTGCCCGGTATCGGCGCCGAAGCGATGTACAAGTTCGAGATCCGGTCGCCTGGCGGTGCGCTGCGCGTCAAGACCGATCCGTATGCATTCAAGATGGAGCCCGGCCCCGGGCACGCATCCATCGTGCAGGCCCGCGGCACGTACGACTGGAGGGACGGCGCTTGGCTGGCTCAGCGCGCCGACGCCGA
This region of Gemmatimonas groenlandica genomic DNA includes:
- a CDS encoding DUF72 domain-containing protein, with the translated sequence MSARLRLGTQGWNYPAWVGPFYPEGTRAVDFLRTFTRAFDAVEIDSTFYAIPPASTVRGWASRTPPEFTFTCKLPQEITHERRFVGAADVLQAFTDRMRELGPRLGPILIQCGPDFSPAEVDAFAAFLPLLPSDLRFAVEFRQAAWIRKRTLAMLERHGVALALSDGRWIPREWLLKLCEQPTADFAYLRWMGPDRSIVDYSRLQVDRGAELDAWSRMIPALQSQVREVYGFVNNHFAGHGPASVRMLQERLGLPTVDPRSIGDQPSLF